One part of the Rutidosis leptorrhynchoides isolate AG116_Rl617_1_P2 chromosome 1, CSIRO_AGI_Rlap_v1, whole genome shotgun sequence genome encodes these proteins:
- the LOC139878040 gene encoding uncharacterized protein has protein sequence MGKTASEVAHKLNLKPHPEGGFFTETFRDTSITLSTSQLPPQYKVDRPISTAIYFLLPSGSVSHLHRIPSAETWHFYMGEPLTILEIDEKDGSLKLTCIGQDIDENQLLQYTVPPNVWFGAFPTKDYEITTDNVVVKKAPRNAEEHFSLVGCTVAPAFQFEDFVLAKRSELISRFPSHESLISLIAFED, from the exons ATGGGGAAAACAGCATCTGAAGTGGCTCATAAGTTGAATCTTAAACCACATCCAGAAGGTGGTTTTTTCACTGAAACATTCAGAGATACTTCAATCACCCTTTCTACTTCTCAACTTCCCCCTCAAT ATAAGGTTGATCGTCCTATCAGTACAGCCATATACTTCTTACTTCCATCAGGGAGCGTTTCACACCTACATCGTATTCCAAGTGCAGAGACATGGCACTTCTATATGGGCGAACCTCTTACG ATATTGGAGATAGACGAAAAAGATGGTAGTTTGAAGTTAACATGCATTGGACAAGATATCGATGAAAACCAACTATTGCAGTATACAGTGCCACCAAACGTGTGGTTTGGAGCGTTTCCTACTAAAGACTATGAGATAACTACCGACAACGTAGTTGTGAAAAAGGCACCGAGGAATGCAGAGGAGCATTTTTCTTTGGTGGGGTGCACGGTTGCACCTGCGTTTCAGTTTGAGGACTTTGTGTTGGCTAAACGTTCTGAACTCATATCTCGTTTTCCTTCACATGAATCACTCATCTCTTTAATCGCATTTGAAGATTAA